In a single window of the Cydia pomonella isolate Wapato2018A chromosome 2, ilCydPomo1, whole genome shotgun sequence genome:
- the LOC133515552 gene encoding neutral ceramidase-like, translated as MAISLLAKLLITGVSLGVIAGMSITIYFVVTDEGPIYDITTTEGTDESPTTPEIPTELLYEVGVGIADMTGPCVEITFMGYAELSQSGAGIHTRQFARAFIFEKDGNRIVLVTADVQSIGIAVRREVVRNLQALYGDLYTLQNVILTGTHTHSTPGGYLVDFILDVSILGFSRETFDAYVTGITNSIVHAHENMVPARLFYSTSTVRNAHMNRSPYSYEYNPTEERERYESDTDDVLTQVRIVKEDGSLHGIMNWFAVHTTSMNMTNLLVSSDNLGYASIKLEAMLNPEKFVGQADIVAGFFASNLGDVSPNLRGARCEFSGEVCDNQFLLCAAGERCYSLGPGDDMFESTRIIGTAVYEGAVEALNIAGQELRGDINVVHQFLNMAEQIVSKYDPVEQTFNENEQVTGCTAALGYSFASGTIDGANTLNITQGTISGNLLLDAIGGVVTSPPTEQDIECHAPKPILLMTGRANFPLPWHPSIVSATVVYLGGLAIAGVPGEPTTMSGRRIRDVVGNAMERLGLPRRVVVSGLTNEYIHYVATPEEYQVQRYEAASTIYGPNALDIFLNKFDEFTSVAIQGGTVEPGPEPADNIGRTISLILPVIVDNSPIGTSFGDVVEQPLATVARGETISATFVAANPRNNLRQGSSHAVIQRQELGEWVTVATDANWETKFYWERVSTLLGTSRATFEWTVPDDALAASYRVVYYGARRSLLGTITEFEGYSNSFNVIN; from the exons ATGGCGATTTCGCTACTCGCCAAGTTACTCATTACGGGCGTGTCCCTGGGAGTGATAGCCGGCATGTCAATCACAATATACTTCGTGGTCACTGATGAGGGCCCCATCTACGACATAACGACAACAGAAGGGACGGACGAGAGCCCAACGACGCCGGAGATCCCCACCGAGCTATTGTATGAAGTAGGCGTTGGAATTGCTGATATGACAGGACCGTGTGTGGAGATCACGTTT ATGGGTTACGCTGAGTTATCTCAATCTGGTGCTGGCATCCATACCCGACAGTTCGCTCGAGCCTTCATCTTCGAGAAAGATGGCAATAGAATCGTTCTTGTTACCGCTGACGTTCAATCCATCGGTATTGCTGTCAGACGGGAG gtTGTCAGGAATCTCCAGGCCTTGTACGGCGATTTGTACACGCTGCAGAACGTTATACTGACAGGAACTCACACTCATTCGACGCCGGGCGGGTATCTGGTCGACTTCATTCTAGACGTCAGCATCCTTGGCTTCTCTAGAGAAACCTTCGATGCTTATGTTACGGGGATCACTAAT AGTATTGTCCATGCTCATGAAAACATGGTGCCAGCCCGTCTGTTTTACAGCACATCGACAGTCCGCAATGCCCACATGAATCGATCACCATACTCATACGAATATAATCCAACTGAAGAAAGAGAAAG GTACGAAAGTGACACCGACGACGTTCTCACACAGGTTCGAATTGTTAAGGAGGACGGCTCCCTGCATGGCATAATGAACTGGTTCGCAGTCCACACTACCAGCATGAACATGACAAACTTGCTGGTATCTTCAGATAATCTGGGCTACGCTTCCATAAAGTTGGAGGCCATGTTGAACCCTGAGAAGTTTGTTGGCCAG GCAGACATCGTAGCTGGTTTCTTTGCTTCAAATCTCGGCGATGTATCGCCCAACCTTCGCGGTGCCCGATGTGAGTTCAGTGGAGAAGTGTGCGACAATCAATTTCTACTATGCGCAGCGGGGGAGCGTTGTTACTCTTTGGGCCCGGGAGACGACATGTTTGAGAGCACCAGGATTATTGGAACAGCTGTGTATGAGGGGGCAGTG GAAGCGCTCAACATTGCCGGACAAGAGCTGAGAGGAGACATCAATGTTGTGCATCAATTCCTAAACATGGCTgaacaaattgtatcaaaatatgatCCAGTGGAACAGACTTTCAATGAG AATGAACAAGTTACAGGATGCACGGCTGCGTTGGGATACAGTTTCGCTTCTGGAACTATTGACGGTGCCAACACATTAAACATTACTCAG GGTACTATATCAGGCAACCTTCTCCTAGATGCCATCGGTGGCGTGGTAACATCACCACCTACAGAACAGGACATCGAGTGCCATGCGCCTAAACCTATTCTACTGATGACTGGGCGA GCCAACTTTCCGCTCCCCTGGCACCCCAGCATAGTTTCAGCGACCGTTGTGTACCTGGGTGGGTTGGCCATTGCTGGCGTGCCTGGCGAGCCTACCACCATGTCTGGGCGCCGCATACGCGACGTAGTCGGTAACGCCATGGAACGTCTCGGCCTGCCACGCCGAGTCGTCGTTTCGGGGCTCACCAACGAGTATATCCACTATGTGGCCACGCCTGAGGAATACCAG GTGCAAAGATACGAGGCAGCTTCTACGATCTACGGCCCTAACGCGCTGGACATCTTCCTGAACAAGTTCGACGAATTCACCAGTGTCGCAATTCAG GGCGGAACTGTAGAACCAGGGCCAGAGCCCGCCGACAACATCGGACGGACGATCTCACTGATCCTGCCTGTGATAGTGGACAACTCGCCCATCGGCACCAGCTTCGGAGACGTCGTGGAACAGCCTCTAGCGACTGTTGCAAGGGGAGAAACAATTAGTGCTACCTTT GTGGCTGCGAACCCTCGCAACAACCTTCGGCAGGGGTCGTCACATGCGGTCATTCAGCGACAGGAATTGGGCGAGTGGGTGACTGTCGCCACCGACGCCAACTGGGAAACCAA GTTCTACTGGGAGCGCGTATCAACGCTGCTCGGCACGAGCCGAGCAACTTTCGAATGGACGGTACCGGACGACGCGCTGGCCGCTTCGTACCGTGTCGTCTACTACGGAGCCCGACGAAGCCTACTCGGCACAATCACTGAATTCGAGGGATACAGCAACAGCTTTAATGTTATAAActga